One Streptomyces sp. NBC_01237 genomic region harbors:
- a CDS encoding nitronate monooxygenase, whose protein sequence is METELSRKLGIEHAIFGFTPFPAVAAAITRAGGLGVLGAVRYTAPDDLARDLDWMTEHVDGKPYGLDVVMPAKKVEGVTEADVEAMIPDGHRRFVQDTLAAHGVPDLAEGEASGWRITGWMEEVARNQLDVAFDYPIKLLANALGSPPPDVVRRAHEHGVLVAALAGSAKHARRHAEAGIDIVVAQGYEAGGHTGEIASMVLVPEVVDAVGPLPVLAAGGIGSGEQIAAGLALGAQGVWLGSLWLTTEEADLHSPALTRKLLDAGSGDTVRSRALTGKPARQLRTEWTDAWDDAAGPGTLPMPLQGLLVAEAVSRIQKYEIGALLGTPVGQIVGRMNAERGVQAVFDDLTRGFERAVDRINRIAGRSAS, encoded by the coding sequence ATGGAGACGGAGCTGAGCAGAAAACTGGGGATCGAGCACGCCATCTTCGGCTTCACGCCGTTCCCCGCGGTCGCCGCTGCCATCACCAGAGCAGGCGGGCTGGGGGTGCTCGGAGCGGTCCGGTACACCGCCCCGGACGACCTGGCGCGCGACCTCGACTGGATGACGGAGCACGTAGACGGCAAGCCGTACGGCCTGGACGTCGTCATGCCGGCCAAGAAGGTGGAAGGGGTCACCGAGGCGGATGTCGAGGCGATGATCCCGGACGGACACCGCAGATTCGTCCAGGACACCCTCGCCGCACACGGCGTCCCCGACCTCGCGGAGGGCGAGGCGTCCGGCTGGCGCATCACCGGCTGGATGGAAGAGGTCGCCCGCAACCAGCTCGATGTGGCCTTCGACTACCCGATCAAGCTCCTCGCCAACGCCCTCGGCTCCCCGCCCCCCGACGTGGTCCGCCGCGCCCACGAGCACGGTGTGCTCGTCGCCGCCCTCGCGGGCAGCGCCAAACACGCCCGGCGGCACGCCGAAGCGGGCATCGACATCGTCGTCGCCCAGGGATACGAGGCGGGCGGCCACACCGGAGAGATCGCCTCCATGGTGCTGGTCCCCGAAGTGGTCGACGCCGTCGGCCCGCTGCCCGTCCTCGCCGCCGGAGGCATCGGCAGCGGCGAACAGATCGCCGCCGGGCTCGCCCTGGGGGCCCAGGGCGTATGGCTCGGCTCCCTCTGGCTCACCACCGAGGAGGCCGACCTCCACTCCCCGGCCCTGACCCGCAAACTCCTCGACGCGGGCTCCGGCGACACCGTGCGCTCCCGCGCCCTCACGGGGAAACCCGCACGTCAGCTGCGTACCGAATGGACCGACGCCTGGGACGACGCCGCCGGACCCGGCACCCTGCCCATGCCGCTCCAGGGGCTCCTGGTCGCCGAAGCGGTCTCCCGGATCCAGAAGTACGAGATCGGGGCCCTGCTCGGTACACCGGTCGGGCAGATCGTCGGACGGATGAACGCCGAACGCGGCGTCCAGGCGGTCTTCGACGACCTGACCCGCGGCTTCGAGCGCGCCGTGGACCGGATCAACCGCATCGCCGGACGGAGCGCGTCATGA
- a CDS encoding acyl-CoA synthetase has product MNQPPNGFWAQATADPGRTVLVAPDGEEWSAGRLHAAANRMVHGLRAAGLGRGDAFAVVLPNGVEFLTAYLAASQAGFYLVPVNHHLIGPEIAWIVADSGAKVLIAHERFADAATAAADEADLPATHRYAVGTVDGCRPYAELLDGRPDSPPADRTLGWVMNYTSGTTGRPRGIRRPLSGKLPEESHLGGFLGIFGIKPFDGNVHLVCSPLYHTAVLQFAGAALHIGHPLVLMDRWAPQEMLRVIDAHRCTHTHMVPTQFHRLLALPDEVKRRYDVSTMRHAIHGAAPCPDHVKRAMIDWWGRCVEEYYAASEGGGAFATAEDWLKKPGTVGRAWPISELAVFDDDGNRLAPGELGTVYMKMSTGGFSYHKDETKTRKNRIGDFFTVGDLGVLDEDGYLFLRDRKIDMIISGGVNIYPAEIEAALLAHPAVADAAVFGIPHGDWGEQVKAVVEAAEGFEPGDELAAGILAHCEQRLAGFKRPRSVDFIAAMPRDPNGKLYKRRLRDPYWEGRARAL; this is encoded by the coding sequence ATGAACCAGCCCCCCAACGGCTTCTGGGCCCAGGCCACCGCGGACCCCGGCCGCACCGTCCTCGTCGCACCCGACGGCGAGGAATGGAGCGCGGGCCGGCTGCACGCCGCCGCCAACCGCATGGTCCACGGACTGCGTGCCGCGGGCCTCGGGCGGGGCGACGCGTTCGCCGTCGTCCTGCCCAACGGAGTGGAGTTCCTCACCGCCTATCTCGCCGCCTCCCAGGCCGGTTTCTATCTGGTCCCCGTCAACCACCACCTCATCGGCCCCGAGATCGCCTGGATCGTCGCTGACTCCGGGGCCAAGGTCCTGATCGCGCACGAACGGTTCGCGGACGCCGCGACCGCCGCCGCCGACGAGGCGGACCTGCCCGCCACCCATCGCTACGCCGTCGGCACGGTCGACGGCTGCCGCCCGTACGCGGAACTGCTCGACGGCCGGCCGGACAGCCCGCCCGCCGACCGCACGCTGGGCTGGGTCATGAACTACACCTCGGGCACCACCGGCCGCCCCCGCGGCATCCGGCGGCCGCTCTCCGGGAAACTCCCCGAGGAGAGCCACCTCGGCGGCTTCCTGGGCATCTTCGGCATCAAACCGTTCGACGGCAATGTGCACCTGGTCTGCTCACCGCTCTACCACACGGCCGTGCTCCAGTTCGCGGGCGCGGCCCTGCACATCGGCCACCCGCTGGTCCTGATGGACAGATGGGCACCGCAGGAGATGCTCCGGGTCATCGACGCGCACCGCTGCACACACACGCACATGGTCCCCACCCAGTTCCACCGGCTCCTCGCCCTTCCCGACGAGGTCAAGCGGCGCTACGACGTCTCGACGATGCGGCACGCCATCCACGGGGCCGCCCCCTGCCCCGACCACGTCAAGCGCGCCATGATCGACTGGTGGGGGCGGTGCGTCGAGGAGTACTACGCGGCCAGCGAGGGCGGCGGCGCGTTCGCCACCGCCGAGGACTGGCTGAAGAAGCCGGGAACCGTCGGAAGGGCCTGGCCCATCAGTGAACTGGCCGTCTTCGACGACGACGGGAACCGTCTGGCGCCCGGTGAACTGGGCACCGTCTACATGAAGATGAGCACCGGCGGCTTCAGCTACCACAAGGACGAGACCAAGACCCGGAAGAACCGCATCGGCGACTTCTTCACCGTCGGTGACCTGGGCGTTCTCGACGAGGACGGCTATCTCTTCCTCCGCGACCGCAAGATCGACATGATCATCTCGGGTGGGGTCAACATCTACCCCGCCGAGATCGAGGCGGCCCTTCTCGCCCACCCCGCGGTCGCCGACGCGGCCGTCTTCGGTATCCCGCACGGCGACTGGGGGGAGCAGGTCAAGGCCGTCGTCGAAGCGGCCGAGGGCTTCGAGCCCGGCGACGAGCTAGCCGCCGGGATCCTCGCCCACTGCGAACAGCGGCTCGCCGGGTTCAAGCGGCCCAGGAGCGTCGACTTCATCGCCGCGATGCCCCGCGACCCCAACGGCAAGCTGTACAAACGACGCCTGCGCGACCCGTACTGGGAGGGCCGCGCACGCGCCCTGTGA